From the genome of Streptomyces sp. NBC_00659, one region includes:
- a CDS encoding MMPL family transporter, giving the protein MATFLYKLGRLAFRRRHFAALIWVALLTLAGVGAASAPVAGSSSFSIPGTEAQKAFDLLESRFPGMSADGATARVVFKAPAGEKMADKDNKATVEQAVKVLGTGSEVTSVTDPFKAHAVSKDGTIAYASVKYDVSGMELKDASKDALKAAAEDARHSGLTVEVGGDALQATPETGSSEVIGIAIAAVVLVITFGSLIAAGLPLLTALVGVGIGVSTITALASVLDLGSTTSTLAMMIGLAVGIDYALFIVSRYRAELAEGREREEAAGRAVGTAGSAVVFAGLTVVIALVGLSVVNIPMLTKMGVAAAGTVAIAVLIALTMIPALLGYAGRRVQPAGQKSRFLGGGRAAKKAGKPNMGTRWASFVVRRPLAVLLLGVVGLGAAAVPAASLQLGLPDDGSQPTSTTQRRAYDLLSEGFGPGFNGPLMVVVDAKASDAPKTAFSTVHDRIADLKGVVSVSPAAPNKAGDTAMITVIPDSKPSSVTTEDLVHTIRGAGGDIKAETDATVLVTGSTAMNIDFSQKLNDALIPYLALVVGLAFLLLIVVFRSILVPLKAALGFLLSVMAALGAVVAVFQWGWLSGLMGVEETGPIMSMMPIFMVGVVFGLAMDYEVFLVTRMREAFVHGEKPAQAIVTGFKHGARVVTAAAVIMIAVFSGFIGSSESMIKMIGFGLAIAVFFDAFVVRMALVPAVLALLGKRAWWLPKWLDRVLPNVDVEGEGLRALDDKAREGDEDRKLVGV; this is encoded by the coding sequence GTGGCCACATTCCTCTACAAACTCGGCCGACTCGCCTTCCGGCGACGGCACTTCGCCGCCCTGATATGGGTGGCTCTGCTGACGCTCGCGGGTGTCGGCGCCGCCTCTGCGCCCGTCGCGGGATCGTCCTCCTTCTCGATCCCCGGCACCGAGGCGCAGAAGGCCTTCGACCTGCTGGAGAGCCGCTTCCCCGGAATGAGCGCCGACGGAGCGACCGCACGGGTCGTCTTCAAGGCGCCCGCCGGCGAGAAGATGGCGGACAAGGACAACAAGGCGACGGTCGAGCAGGCCGTCAAGGTGCTCGGAACCGGTTCCGAGGTCACCTCCGTCACCGACCCGTTCAAGGCCCACGCCGTGAGCAAGGACGGGACGATCGCCTACGCCTCGGTGAAGTACGACGTCTCCGGCATGGAGCTGAAGGACGCCTCGAAGGACGCCCTGAAGGCGGCCGCGGAGGACGCGCGGCACTCCGGGCTGACCGTCGAGGTGGGCGGTGACGCGCTCCAGGCGACGCCCGAGACCGGTTCTTCCGAGGTCATCGGCATCGCGATAGCCGCGGTCGTCCTCGTCATCACCTTCGGTTCGCTCATCGCGGCCGGACTGCCGCTGCTGACCGCGCTGGTCGGTGTCGGCATCGGCGTCTCGACGATCACCGCGCTCGCCAGCGTGCTCGACCTCGGCTCCACCACGTCCACCCTCGCGATGATGATCGGCCTGGCGGTCGGCATCGACTACGCCCTCTTCATCGTCTCCCGCTACCGGGCCGAGCTGGCCGAGGGCCGAGAGCGCGAGGAAGCGGCCGGACGGGCCGTCGGTACGGCGGGCTCGGCCGTGGTCTTCGCGGGACTGACCGTCGTGATCGCGCTGGTCGGACTGTCGGTCGTCAACATCCCGATGCTCACGAAGATGGGTGTCGCGGCGGCGGGCACCGTCGCCATCGCCGTCCTCATCGCCCTGACGATGATCCCGGCGCTGCTCGGATACGCGGGCCGCAGGGTCCAGCCGGCCGGCCAGAAGAGCAGGTTCCTCGGTGGCGGGCGCGCCGCCAAGAAGGCGGGCAAGCCGAACATGGGCACGCGCTGGGCGAGCTTCGTCGTCCGCCGCCCGCTCGCGGTGCTGCTGCTCGGCGTGGTCGGCCTCGGCGCCGCCGCGGTCCCGGCGGCCTCGCTCCAGCTCGGCCTGCCCGACGACGGCTCGCAGCCGACGTCCACCACCCAGCGCCGCGCCTACGACCTGCTCTCCGAGGGCTTCGGTCCCGGTTTCAACGGCCCGTTGATGGTTGTCGTCGACGCCAAGGCGAGCGACGCGCCCAAGACGGCGTTCAGCACGGTGCACGACAGGATCGCGGACCTCAAGGGTGTCGTGAGCGTCAGCCCGGCGGCCCCCAACAAGGCCGGGGACACCGCGATGATCACGGTGATCCCCGACTCGAAGCCGTCCTCCGTCACGACCGAGGACCTCGTCCACACCATCCGCGGCGCGGGCGGTGACATCAAGGCCGAGACGGACGCCACGGTGCTCGTCACCGGCTCCACGGCCATGAACATCGACTTCTCGCAGAAGCTCAACGACGCGCTGATCCCGTATCTCGCGCTCGTGGTCGGCCTCGCCTTCCTGCTGCTGATCGTGGTGTTCCGGTCGATCCTCGTTCCGCTGAAGGCGGCCCTCGGCTTCCTGCTCAGCGTGATGGCGGCCCTCGGCGCGGTCGTCGCGGTGTTCCAGTGGGGCTGGCTGTCCGGCCTGATGGGCGTCGAGGAGACCGGCCCGATCATGTCGATGATGCCGATCTTCATGGTGGGTGTCGTCTTCGGTCTGGCCATGGACTACGAGGTGTTCCTCGTGACGCGGATGCGGGAGGCCTTCGTCCACGGCGAGAAGCCTGCCCAGGCGATCGTGACCGGGTTCAAGCACGGCGCCCGGGTCGTCACGGCCGCCGCCGTCATCATGATCGCCGTGTTCTCCGGGTTCATCGGCTCCAGTGAGTCGATGATCAAGATGATCGGCTTCGGTCTCGCCATCGCCGTCTTCTTCGACGCGTTCGTCGTACGGATGGCACTCGTCCCGGCGGTGCTCGCGCTGCTCGGCAAGCGGGCCTGGTGGCTGCCGAAGTGGCTGGACCGCGTGCTGCCGAACGTCGATGTCGAGGGCGAGGGCCTGCGCGCGCTCGACGACAAGGCACGTGAAGGGGACGAGGACCGGAAGCTGGTCGGCGTCTGA
- a CDS encoding flavin-containing monooxygenase: MTEHEHVRVAVIGSGFGGLGAAVRLRREGITDFVVLERAGSVGGTWRDNSYPGCACDVPSHLYSFSFAPNPEWPRTFSGQEHIRAYLEHVADVFRLRPHLRFDTEVTKMTWDAEKLRWGIETSSGFLTADVVVSATGPLSDPKIPQIPGIDTFTGKVFHSARWDHDYDLRGKRVAMVGTGASAIQIVPAIQQDVARLTLFQRTPPWVMPRVDRAISGVERWLHRQVPFTTKGRRGLLWGIRELQVQAFTKRPHQLGVVERLAKRNIARAVKDPALRKKLTPDYRIGCKRILLSNAYYPALTRPNVDVVASGLAEIDGSTVVAADGTRAEVDAIVFGTGFHVTDMPIAERVVGADGRTLAQAWETGMKSLRGATAAGFPNWMTIIGPNTGLGNSSMILMIESQLNYMADFVRQLDVLGGRVALDARPAAVDAWNHKVQERMKRTVWNTGGCTSWYLDANGVNTTVWPGTTTEFRGATRRVDLGEYDVLRAARPVPGEAPEAAPEPRTKSTRKKKVEAGA, translated from the coding sequence ATGACCGAGCACGAGCATGTACGGGTGGCGGTGATCGGGTCCGGGTTCGGGGGACTGGGCGCCGCCGTGCGGCTGCGACGCGAAGGGATCACCGACTTCGTGGTCCTGGAGCGGGCCGGCAGCGTGGGCGGCACCTGGCGCGACAACAGCTATCCCGGGTGCGCCTGTGACGTCCCGTCGCACCTGTACTCGTTCTCGTTCGCGCCCAACCCCGAGTGGCCGCGCACCTTCTCCGGGCAGGAGCACATCCGCGCGTACCTGGAGCACGTGGCGGACGTCTTCCGGCTGCGGCCGCATCTGCGGTTCGACACCGAGGTCACGAAGATGACCTGGGACGCGGAGAAGCTGCGCTGGGGGATCGAGACGAGCAGCGGGTTCCTGACGGCGGACGTCGTGGTGTCCGCGACCGGGCCGCTCTCCGACCCCAAGATCCCGCAGATCCCGGGGATCGACACGTTCACCGGCAAGGTGTTCCACTCCGCCCGCTGGGACCACGACTACGACCTGCGCGGCAAGCGGGTGGCCATGGTCGGCACCGGGGCCTCCGCCATCCAGATCGTCCCGGCGATCCAGCAGGACGTCGCCCGGCTGACCCTCTTCCAGCGCACCCCGCCGTGGGTGATGCCGCGGGTCGACCGGGCCATCAGCGGCGTGGAGCGGTGGCTGCACCGGCAGGTGCCGTTCACGACGAAGGGCAGGCGCGGACTGCTCTGGGGCATCAGGGAACTCCAGGTGCAGGCGTTCACCAAGCGGCCGCATCAGCTGGGCGTGGTCGAGCGACTGGCCAAGCGGAACATCGCGCGCGCCGTGAAGGATCCGGCGCTGCGGAAGAAGCTGACGCCCGACTACCGGATCGGCTGCAAGCGCATCCTGCTGTCGAACGCCTACTACCCGGCGCTCACCCGGCCGAACGTGGACGTCGTGGCCTCCGGGCTCGCCGAGATCGACGGCTCCACGGTGGTCGCCGCCGACGGTACGAGGGCCGAGGTCGACGCGATCGTCTTCGGGACCGGCTTCCACGTCACCGACATGCCGATCGCCGAGCGGGTCGTCGGAGCGGACGGCAGGACGCTCGCACAGGCGTGGGAGACCGGCATGAAGTCGCTGCGCGGCGCCACCGCGGCCGGCTTCCCCAACTGGATGACGATCATCGGACCGAACACCGGGCTCGGGAACTCCTCGATGATCCTGATGATCGAGTCCCAGCTCAACTACATGGCGGACTTCGTACGGCAACTGGACGTCCTCGGGGGACGCGTGGCGCTCGATGCCCGCCCCGCCGCCGTGGACGCCTGGAACCACAAGGTCCAGGAACGCATGAAGCGCACGGTGTGGAACACCGGCGGCTGCACCAGCTGGTACCTCGACGCCAACGGCGTCAACACGACCGTCTGGCCCGGTACGACGACCGAGTTCCGGGGCGCCACGCGCCGCGTCGATCTGGGGGAGTACGACGTGCTGCGCGCGGCGCGGCCCGTACCGGGAGAAGCGCCGGAGGCCGCGCCCGAACCGCGTACGAAGAGCACCCGCAAGAAGAAGGTGGAGGCAGGAGCGTGA
- a CDS encoding alpha/beta fold hydrolase, whose translation MSRLTHEAHGVYAPPVPARELIAHSADGARLHVEVHGPEGAPAVVLAHGWTCSTAFWAAQIRDLSADHKVIAYDQRGHGRSPASDACSTEALADDLEAVLAATLAPGEKAVLAGHSMGGMTLMAASARPRFQEHAAAALLCSTGSTRLVEEARVLPWRAGRLRTRLTGAVLGSRAPLGPVTPVARRILKYATMGPGSSPVMVEACARIVHACPRAVRHAWSAVLATLDLEAGVRELRVPTAVIAGSVDRLTPVVHARALVAALPNCVGSTELPGLGHMTPVEAPELVTARIRELVATYAVKTAEAERIAEIKEGA comes from the coding sequence GTGAGCCGACTGACGCACGAGGCGCACGGGGTGTACGCGCCTCCCGTGCCGGCACGGGAACTGATCGCGCACTCCGCGGACGGCGCGCGACTGCACGTCGAGGTGCACGGCCCCGAGGGCGCGCCCGCCGTCGTCCTCGCCCACGGCTGGACCTGTTCGACCGCCTTCTGGGCGGCCCAGATCCGGGACCTCTCCGCCGACCACAAGGTCATCGCGTACGACCAGCGCGGGCACGGACGCAGTCCCGCGAGTGACGCGTGCAGCACCGAGGCGCTCGCCGACGACCTGGAGGCGGTGCTCGCGGCCACCCTCGCGCCGGGGGAGAAGGCCGTGCTCGCGGGCCACTCCATGGGCGGGATGACGCTGATGGCGGCTTCGGCGCGGCCGCGGTTCCAGGAGCACGCGGCGGCGGCGCTGCTGTGCAGCACGGGGAGCACGCGACTGGTCGAGGAGGCGCGTGTGCTGCCATGGCGCGCCGGACGGCTCCGGACGCGTCTCACCGGGGCCGTGCTCGGCTCGCGCGCGCCGCTCGGGCCCGTCACGCCGGTCGCCAGGCGGATCCTCAAGTACGCGACCATGGGCCCCGGTTCGTCTCCCGTCATGGTGGAGGCGTGCGCGCGGATCGTGCACGCCTGTCCGCGCGCCGTGCGCCACGCGTGGTCGGCCGTGCTCGCCACCCTCGATCTCGAAGCGGGGGTACGGGAGTTGAGGGTGCCGACGGCGGTGATCGCGGGCAGCGTGGACCGGCTGACACCGGTCGTGCACGCGCGCGCCCTCGTGGCGGCGCTGCCGAACTGTGTCGGCAGCACCGAGCTGCCGGGCCTCGGGCACATGACTCCGGTGGAGGCGCCGGAACTGGTGACGGCCCGCATCAGGGAACTCGTCGCCACGTACGCCGTGAAGACCGCGGAAGCCGAGCGGATCGCAGAGATCAAGGAGGGCGCATGA
- a CDS encoding S41 family peptidase codes for MSHEHENATTDENSPGYLRFPHLSGDRLCFVTEDDLWLAPLDGRGRAWRLTVDRTKVGHPRFSPDGRRIAYTSWRSLVPEIHLAPVDGGPGHRLTYWGSADTQVCGWSPEGDILAVASHGQPFSYFTWAYSVPTDGDPGRKQPWGPVSDIGVADIEGERKTLLLTGTPPHEPAAWKRYRGGAMGRIWLHGRQLVAELGGHLACPMFVDGRIAFLSDHEGIGNLYSCSYEGSDLRRHTDHDAFYARHASSDGTRVVYQCAGDLWIVDNLSPESVPRRLDVLLGGPRAGRRTYPVPAAQHVDSISVDETGRASAVVVRGSLYWLTHRDGPARTIADTPGVRVRLPEMLGSGGQVAYVTDAEGEDAVEIAYLPRATGAREPRRLASGRLGRVQELVSDPQGERLAIASNDGRLLLLDATEEPGEAAELGGLDELGESDESEDSEDSGDSGDSGKSGKSGKSDEAEGAWAEPGAGAESEDAPRAGSGEVTELIRSINGPVTDLAFSPDGAWLTWSHPGIGRSLRQIKMARIKDRLIVDVTNGRFEDENPVFTRDGRYLAFLSWRGFDPVYDVHTGDLSFPLGCRPYLVPLSSATPSPFALNPDGRPVAGGLDPVEDGSGDGTATTVELEGLESRVTPFPVTASKYSALRPVSGGGLVWLRWPISGALGETFANPDDTTGRPTLEFFNITKAKKSELVDHLDWFAVSGDGSRLVVVDEGDLRAVPATESGDSDSTVWIDLRRILHEVDPPAEWRQAYAEAGRIIRAYYWDPDMCGIDWDAILEQYRPLVERVSSPDEFADLLREVLGELATSHAYVSPARRNEGPPHYQRWQGLLGANFVCRDGHWMLKRILPGDSSDSKARSPLAGTGIREGAVLTHVDGRPVHPVTGPYPLLAGAGGTTVELTFTPAEGEGRPRRVAVVPLIDERPLRYQDWVAKRRQVVRELSGGHCGYLHIPDMGGSGWAQFNRDLRMEVSRPALIVDVRGNAGGHISELVVEKLTRTILGWDLTRDAQPVSYASNAPRGPVVALADEATSSDGDMITAAFKLLKLGPVVGQRTWGGVVGMTGRHRLGDGTVITVPMNAAWFDAYGWSVENHGVAPDLEILRTPLDWAEGRHAQLDDAIQLSLDLLRAHPAASPPDHSDVPDRRRPKLPPRPE; via the coding sequence GTGAGCCACGAGCACGAGAACGCGACCACGGACGAGAACTCCCCCGGCTATCTGCGTTTCCCGCATCTGAGCGGCGACCGGTTGTGCTTCGTCACGGAGGACGACCTGTGGCTGGCCCCGCTCGACGGCCGCGGACGCGCCTGGCGGCTCACCGTCGACCGCACCAAGGTCGGCCACCCCCGCTTCTCCCCCGACGGCCGGCGCATCGCGTACACGAGTTGGCGGAGCCTCGTCCCGGAGATCCACCTGGCGCCGGTGGACGGCGGACCGGGCCACCGGCTCACCTACTGGGGCAGCGCCGACACCCAGGTGTGCGGCTGGTCCCCCGAAGGCGACATCCTCGCCGTCGCCTCGCACGGCCAGCCCTTCTCCTACTTCACCTGGGCCTACTCCGTCCCCACCGACGGCGACCCCGGCCGCAAACAGCCCTGGGGCCCGGTCTCGGACATCGGCGTCGCCGACATCGAGGGCGAGCGCAAGACCCTGCTGCTCACCGGCACCCCACCGCACGAACCGGCCGCCTGGAAGCGCTACCGGGGCGGGGCCATGGGCCGTATCTGGCTGCACGGCCGGCAACTGGTCGCCGAGCTCGGCGGCCATCTCGCCTGCCCGATGTTCGTCGACGGGCGGATCGCGTTCCTCTCCGACCACGAGGGCATCGGGAACCTCTACTCGTGCTCGTACGAGGGCTCCGACCTGCGCCGGCACACCGACCACGACGCCTTCTACGCCCGGCACGCCTCCTCGGACGGCACCCGGGTCGTCTACCAGTGCGCCGGCGATCTGTGGATCGTCGACAACCTGTCCCCCGAGTCGGTTCCGCGGCGCCTCGACGTCCTGCTGGGCGGTCCGCGCGCGGGACGGCGTACGTACCCGGTACCGGCCGCCCAGCACGTGGACAGCATCTCCGTGGACGAGACGGGCCGGGCCTCCGCCGTCGTCGTACGCGGCAGCCTGTACTGGCTCACCCATCGCGACGGTCCCGCGCGCACCATCGCGGACACCCCGGGCGTACGGGTCCGGCTTCCGGAGATGCTCGGCTCGGGCGGCCAGGTCGCCTATGTCACCGACGCGGAGGGCGAGGACGCTGTCGAGATCGCCTACCTCCCGCGCGCGACCGGCGCCCGCGAGCCGCGCCGCCTCGCCTCCGGCCGGCTGGGCCGCGTCCAGGAGCTGGTGTCGGACCCACAGGGCGAACGTCTCGCCATCGCCTCGAACGACGGACGGCTGCTCCTGCTCGACGCCACGGAGGAACCCGGCGAGGCCGCCGAACTCGGCGGCCTCGATGAGCTGGGTGAATCCGACGAATCCGAGGACTCCGAGGACTCCGGGGACTCCGGGGACTCCGGGAAGTCCGGGAAGTCCGGGAAGAGCGATGAGGCCGAAGGGGCGTGGGCGGAGCCCGGAGCAGGGGCCGAGTCCGAGGACGCTCCGAGAGCGGGGTCCGGCGAGGTCACCGAGCTCATCCGGTCCATCAACGGACCGGTGACGGACCTCGCCTTCTCGCCGGACGGCGCCTGGCTGACCTGGTCGCACCCCGGGATCGGGCGCTCCCTGCGGCAGATCAAGATGGCGCGCATAAAGGACCGTCTGATCGTCGACGTGACCAACGGCCGCTTCGAGGACGAGAATCCGGTGTTCACGCGGGACGGCCGCTATCTCGCCTTCCTGTCCTGGCGCGGCTTCGACCCCGTGTACGACGTGCACACCGGGGACCTGTCCTTCCCCCTCGGCTGCCGCCCCTACCTCGTCCCCCTGTCCTCGGCCACCCCTTCCCCGTTCGCGCTGAACCCGGACGGGCGGCCGGTCGCCGGAGGCCTCGACCCGGTCGAGGACGGGTCCGGCGACGGCACCGCGACGACCGTCGAACTCGAAGGCCTGGAGAGCCGGGTGACCCCCTTCCCGGTCACCGCCTCCAAGTACTCGGCGCTGCGCCCGGTCTCGGGCGGCGGCCTGGTCTGGCTGCGCTGGCCAATCTCCGGCGCACTGGGCGAGACGTTCGCCAACCCCGACGACACGACCGGCCGTCCGACCCTGGAGTTCTTCAACATCACCAAGGCGAAGAAGTCCGAACTCGTCGACCATCTGGACTGGTTCGCCGTGAGCGGCGACGGTTCCCGGCTGGTCGTCGTCGACGAGGGCGACCTGCGCGCAGTCCCCGCCACCGAGTCCGGCGACAGCGACTCCACCGTCTGGATCGATCTGCGCCGCATCCTGCACGAGGTGGACCCGCCCGCCGAGTGGCGCCAGGCGTACGCGGAGGCCGGCCGCATCATCCGCGCCTACTACTGGGACCCGGACATGTGCGGCATCGACTGGGACGCGATCCTGGAGCAGTACCGCCCCCTGGTCGAACGGGTCTCGTCCCCGGACGAGTTCGCGGACCTGCTGCGCGAGGTGCTCGGCGAACTGGCCACCTCGCACGCGTACGTGAGCCCCGCGCGCCGCAACGAGGGCCCGCCCCACTACCAGCGCTGGCAGGGCCTGCTGGGTGCCAACTTCGTCTGCCGTGACGGCCATTGGATGCTCAAGCGCATCCTGCCCGGCGACTCGTCCGACTCCAAGGCGCGTTCACCGCTTGCCGGCACCGGCATCCGCGAGGGCGCGGTCCTCACCCACGTCGACGGGCGTCCGGTGCACCCGGTCACCGGACCGTATCCGCTGCTCGCGGGCGCGGGCGGCACGACGGTGGAGCTGACCTTCACCCCGGCCGAGGGCGAGGGCCGCCCGCGCCGGGTGGCGGTGGTCCCGCTGATCGACGAACGCCCCCTGCGCTACCAGGACTGGGTGGCCAAACGCCGCCAGGTGGTGCGGGAGTTGAGCGGCGGGCACTGCGGCTATCTGCACATCCCGGACATGGGCGGCTCGGGCTGGGCCCAGTTCAACCGCGACCTGCGGATGGAGGTCTCGCGCCCGGCCCTCATCGTCGACGTGCGGGGCAACGCGGGCGGCCACATCAGCGAGCTGGTCGTCGAGAAGCTGACCCGCACGATCCTCGGCTGGGACCTCACCCGCGACGCCCAGCCGGTGTCGTACGCCTCCAACGCCCCGCGCGGTCCGGTGGTGGCCCTGGCCGACGAAGCGACGTCGTCCGACGGCGACATGATCACCGCCGCCTTCAAACTGCTGAAGCTGGGCCCGGTCGTGGGGCAGCGCACCTGGGGCGGAGTCGTCGGCATGACCGGCCGCCATCGTCTCGGCGACGGCACGGTCATCACGGTGCCGATGAACGCCGCCTGGTTCGACGCGTACGGCTGGTCCGTCGAGAACCACGGCGTCGCACCGGACCTGGAGATCCTGCGCACCCCGCTCGACTGGGCGGAGGGCCGCCACGCCCAACTGGACGACGCCATCCAGCTCTCACTCGACCTGCTGCGCGCCCACCCCGCGGCCTCCCCGCCGGACCACTCGGACGTGCCCGACAGAAGAAGGCCGAAGCTCCCCCCTCGACCGGAGTGA
- a CDS encoding TetR/AcrR family transcriptional regulator: MAEAATVRRSRITPEREAELYTAVLDLLREVGYDALTMDAVAARTRSSKATLYRQWGGKAELVVKALRHQKPLKFSDMDTGSLRGDFHALALRQDDCQMEQDSALMRGLAMAAHGNPDLLKAFREWLIEPEMEELRRVLQRGVDRGEIRADNPAMEYVMHMLIGAFAARTMIDELPPTQAFLHSYVDAVVLPALGA; this comes from the coding sequence ATGGCTGAAGCCGCAACGGTGCGTCGCAGTCGGATCACGCCCGAGCGCGAGGCCGAGCTGTACACGGCCGTGCTCGACCTGCTTCGCGAGGTCGGCTACGACGCCCTCACGATGGACGCCGTCGCGGCCCGTACCCGTTCCAGCAAGGCCACCCTCTACCGCCAGTGGGGCGGCAAGGCCGAGCTCGTCGTGAAAGCCCTGCGGCACCAGAAGCCGCTGAAGTTCTCCGACATGGACACCGGGAGCCTGCGGGGCGACTTCCACGCACTGGCCCTCCGGCAGGACGACTGCCAGATGGAGCAGGACTCCGCGCTGATGCGGGGTCTGGCCATGGCGGCGCACGGGAACCCGGATCTGCTGAAGGCGTTCCGGGAATGGCTGATCGAGCCGGAGATGGAAGAGCTGCGCCGGGTGCTCCAGCGCGGTGTCGACCGAGGTGAGATCCGAGCGGACAACCCCGCGATGGAGTACGTGATGCACATGCTCATCGGCGCCTTCGCGGCCCGCACCATGATCGACGAACTCCCACCGACGCAGGCCTTCCTGCATTCGTATGTCGACGCCGTGGTCCTCCCCGCTCTCGGCGCCTGA
- a CDS encoding SDR family oxidoreductase gives MSRVSLEGQVAVVTGAARGVGELLARKLSARGAKVALVGLEADELKRVSERLPGESDHWYADVTDHEAMARVAQEVEERFGKVDIVVANAGVASGGPFMDSDPVAWRRVIEVNLIGSAVTARAFLPALMKSRGYLLQIASLAAMTPAPMMSAYCASKSGVEAYAHSLRAEVGHKGVRVGVGYLSWTDTDMVRGADQDEVMRELRQRLPWPSNKTYPLGPAVERIVAGIERRSSHVYAQWWLRGMQGIRGYLPGVIGSVGQREMRRFEPRLGGVRTGLVGAGGAADEEERKSTTP, from the coding sequence ATGAGCAGGGTGAGCCTGGAAGGGCAGGTCGCCGTCGTCACGGGGGCGGCGCGCGGTGTCGGCGAACTCCTCGCCCGCAAGCTCTCCGCGCGCGGGGCGAAGGTCGCGCTGGTCGGACTGGAGGCGGACGAACTGAAGCGGGTCTCGGAACGGCTGCCCGGCGAGAGCGACCACTGGTACGCCGACGTCACCGACCACGAGGCGATGGCGCGGGTCGCCCAGGAGGTCGAGGAGCGGTTCGGGAAGGTGGACATCGTCGTCGCGAACGCCGGTGTCGCGAGCGGCGGCCCCTTCATGGACTCCGACCCCGTCGCCTGGCGGCGGGTGATCGAGGTGAACCTGATCGGATCGGCGGTCACCGCACGGGCGTTCCTGCCGGCGCTGATGAAGAGCCGGGGCTATCTGCTCCAGATCGCCTCGCTGGCCGCGATGACTCCCGCCCCCATGATGTCGGCCTACTGCGCTTCCAAGTCCGGTGTGGAGGCGTACGCGCACAGTCTGCGCGCCGAGGTCGGCCACAAGGGCGTTCGCGTCGGCGTCGGGTATCTGTCCTGGACCGACACCGACATGGTGCGCGGAGCCGATCAGGACGAGGTGATGCGGGAGTTGAGGCAGCGGCTGCCGTGGCCGTCCAACAAGACCTATCCGCTGGGTCCGGCCGTCGAACGGATCGTGGCCGGGATCGAGCGCCGCTCCAGCCATGTGTACGCGCAGTGGTGGCTGCGCGGGATGCAGGGGATCCGGGGGTACCTGCCCGGCGTCATCGGGTCGGTCGGGCAGCGCGAGATGCGGCGGTTCGAACCGCGTCTCGGCGGTGTGCGGACCGGGCTGGTCGGTGCCGGCGGGGCGGCCGACGAGGAGGAACGGAAGTCGACGACTCCGTAA
- a CDS encoding MerR family transcriptional regulator, with the protein MEELAEEAGITVRTLRFYRERKLIPPPRREGRIAWYDDTHLARLRTISALLERGHTLNGIAELAEAFDHGRDVGELLGLGEPTEETPVRLSPEELADVFAGQATGENLAAALDLGYLGTDGGEIVHISRRLLDVSAALVREGIPLADVLTAARRVREHTEALAELFTTLVLTEDRTPEDLQRLRPLAKSVVEAELSMAMDRRLREHRDPRTGRDTGPQGRDETPQSS; encoded by the coding sequence ATGGAGGAACTGGCCGAGGAGGCCGGCATCACCGTGCGCACGCTGCGCTTCTACCGGGAGCGCAAGCTCATACCGCCGCCCCGGCGCGAGGGCCGCATCGCCTGGTACGACGACACCCACCTGGCCCGTCTGCGCACCATCTCGGCGCTGCTGGAACGCGGCCACACCCTGAACGGCATCGCGGAACTGGCCGAGGCCTTCGACCACGGCCGCGACGTCGGCGAACTGCTCGGCCTCGGCGAGCCCACCGAGGAGACCCCGGTCCGCCTCTCCCCCGAGGAACTGGCCGACGTCTTCGCGGGCCAGGCGACCGGGGAGAACCTCGCCGCGGCGCTCGACCTCGGCTATCTCGGCACGGACGGCGGCGAGATCGTGCACATAAGCCGCCGCCTGCTCGACGTCTCGGCCGCCCTGGTCCGCGAGGGCATCCCGCTCGCGGACGTCCTGACGGCCGCCCGCCGCGTACGGGAGCACACCGAGGCACTGGCCGAACTCTTCACCACCCTGGTCCTCACCGAGGACCGCACCCCCGAAGACCTCCAGCGCCTGCGCCCCCTGGCGAAGAGCGTGGTGGAGGCGGAGCTGTCGATGGCGATGGACCGCCGGCTACGGGAGCACCGGGACCCGCGGACAGGCCGGGACACCGGGCCCCAGGGGCGCGACGAGACCCCTCAGAGCTCGTAG